From the genome of Triticum aestivum cultivar Chinese Spring chromosome 3B, IWGSC CS RefSeq v2.1, whole genome shotgun sequence, one region includes:
- the LOC123066275 gene encoding uncharacterized protein: MMHYLYQQEIQRENRRRSLLLRQMEEGHAELLNWPALIQRGRYAHHLGIITRCATAVLGLAILIYVLVLKYKYHLPELQDPIDMGACVFVALCFIPSGYLCTQDYSISKLGFLFAC; this comes from the exons ATGATGCACTACCTGTACCAGCAGGAAATCCAGCGGGAGAACCGGCGGCGGAGCCTCCTGCTCCGGCAGATGGAGGAAGGCCACGCCGAGCTGCTCAACTGGCCTGCTCTGATCCAGCGCGGACGATATGCGCACCACCTTGGGATCATCACCAGG TGCGCTACGGCCGTGCTGGGCCTGGCGATTCTGATCTACGTGTTGGTGCTCAAGTACAAGTACCACCTGCCCGAGCTGCAGGATCCCATTGACATGGGGGCGTGTGTGTTTGTGGCTCTCTGCTTCATCCCATCCGGCTACCTCTGTACTCAAGACTACTCCATATCCAAACTTGGCTTCTTGTTTGCTTGCTAG
- the LOC123066276 gene encoding uncharacterized protein: MESTASVLDRASSAAARAAAEAGHLSSIHLVWVAGLVVRALERCAFLDRARELQEAIDVLAGADLQTMANAAGMVSSAAARAALEAEIQEEGLADTCRNLEVAARELSLAVAVAAAADSKAREESTCQWAYWIKKDRRNADELDDGVLRQALLQHKAWPSSKKASTVLAGAPEPEENLGEFLGYPLFGSLTLLPYLDPAGVALKNLKGNGPTILHFVFSVVWMAVSLGVPCRQCRDTALMQIFADVASCIGMAGITALVIWYSCLLIAPGTSIVSYIIMAVAYLLHFFAWAWVRRWIRWGA; this comes from the exons ATGGAGAGCACCGCCTCGGTGCTAGACCgcgcctcctccgccgcggcccggGCTGCGGCGGAGGCGGGCCACCTCTCCTCCATCCATCTCGTCTGGGTGGCGGGGCTGGTGGTCCGCGCCCTCGAGCGGTGCGCATTTCTTGATCGCGCCAGGGAGCTTCAAGAAGCTATCGATGTTCTTGCTGGCGCGGACCTGCAGACCATGGCGAACGCCGCGGGCATGGTGagcagcgccgccgccagggcggcTTTAGAGGCGGAGATTCAGGAAGAGGGCCTTGCAGATACCTGTCGGAATTTGGAGGTGGCGGCGCGTGAGCTAAgcttggcggtggcggtggcggcggcggccgattCAAAGGCCAGAGAAGAGAGTACTTGCCAATGGGcatactggatcaagaaggacagGAGGAACGCAGATGAGCTCGACGACGGCGTCCTAAGGCAAGCGCTTCTTCAGCATAAGGCCTGGCCGTCGTCCAAGAAGGCCTCCACTGTACTTGCTGGAGCGCCCGAACCAGAG GAGAACCTGGGCGAGTTTCTTGGCTATCCTCTGTTCGGATCCTTGACCTTACTGCCTTACCTCGACCCTGCGGGAGTCGCACTGAAGAATCTGAAGGGCAATGGCCCGACGATTTTGCATTTTGTCTTCTCTGTGGTTTGGATGGCAGTTAGTCTAGGTGTTCCTTGCAGGCAATGCAGGGACACTGCATTAATGCAAATCTTTGCTGATGTCGCGAGCTGCATTGGCATGGCTGGTATTACGGCCCTTGTCATTTGGTATAGCTGCCTGCTGATAGCACCAGGCACATCAATCGTCTCATACATCATTATGGCCGTCGCTTACCTTCTACACTTTTTTGCCTGGGCCTGG GTTCGCAGATGGATCCGATGGGGAGCGTAG